The Vibrio rhizosphaerae genome contains the following window.
AGTTGCAGAAGCGCTTTCACCCAGATAATTTAGCTGCGGCTTCTGAGCGTGAACGGTTAGTTGCGGTACAAAAAGCGTCTGAAATCAATGATGCTTACCAGACTCTGAAAAATGAGATTCGTCGTGCGGAATATCTGTTGATGCTACATGATATTGATCTGCGCAGTGAGCAACAGACCATGCAGGATCCTGAGTTCCTGATGGAACAAATGTTGTTACGTGAAGAACTGGAAACCCTTGAAAGTGCGGCTGATGCACAGTCACAGCTGATTGATTTTGATGGGAAAGTCAGCAAAATGTATAAAATACAATTGACGACCCTGAAGGAGCAACTGGCGCAATGCCAGTGGGAATCGGCGGCCGATACGGCTCGTAAACTCAAATTTATTGCCAAACTAAGAAATGAAATCGAACGCGCCGAAGAGAAGCTTCTCGGTTAGTTCAGAACAAAGGAAAGCCCTATGGCATTACTGCAAATCGCTGAACCAGGTCAGAGTGCGGCACCTCATCAACACAAGCTGGCAGCAGGCATTGATTTAGGTACAACAAACTCGTTGGTGGCTTCGGTCCGCAGCGGTACTGCTGAAACGCTACCCGATCAACATGGACGGGCTATTGTCCCTTCCGTTGTGAATTATGCTCAAGATGCAGTGCTGGTTGGTGTCGATGCGAGACAAAAAGCCCAACAAGATCCTGAAAATACTATTATTTCAGTGAAACGACTGATTGGTCGTTCTTTAGATGACGTTCAGCAACGTTATCCGCATTTACCTTACCGGTTTACAGCCAGTCAAAATGGTTTGCCGGTTATTCAAACGGCGCAAGGGGATAAAAACCCAATTCAAGTGTCAGCCGATATTCTCCGAACCTTAGCGCAGCGGGCTGAGCAATCACTGGGTGGTGAATTAGCTGGCGTCGTGATTACTGTGCCAGCCTATTTTGATGATGCTCAGCGGGCCGGGACGAAAGAAGCCGCTCAGCTTGCCGGACTGCATGTCTTACGCCTGTTGAATGAGCCAACGGCCGCAGCAATTGCTTATGGCCTTGACTCTGGTCGTGAAGGCGTGATTGCAGTGTATGATCTTGGTGGTGGTACGTTTGATATCTCCATTCTGCGTTTGTCCAAAGGTGTTTTCGAGGTATTGGCGACGGGCGGAGATTCCGCGCTTGGCGGCGATGATTTTGATCACCTGATTGCAGAACACCTCAAAGCCTGTATCGGGATTGACCGTCGGCTGAATGCTGAAGAATATCGGACGTTATTAGATGCTGCCTCTCAGGCCAAAATTGATTTATCAGATGCCGAATTGGCGAATATTTCAGTGCTTGGCTGGCAAGGTCAACTGAGCCGTGAACAGTTTGAAACGTTGATTCAGCCGTTGGTGAAAAAGACGCTGATGTCTTGTCGTCGCGCACTGAAAGATGCCGAAGTGGATGCCGATGAGGTGATTGAAGTGGTGATGGTTGGTGGTTCAACCCGCACGCCATTTGTCCGGGAAATGGTCGGTGAATTCTTTGGCCGCGATCCGTTAACCAGTATTAACCCTGACGAAGTCGTGGCGATTGGTGCTGCGACACAGGCTGATATCCTAGCGGGGAATAAACCCGATTCAGAAATGCTGTTGTTGGATGTCATTCCTCTGTCGTTGGGGATTGAAACCATGGGTGGGCTGGTGGAAAAAATTATTCCGCGTAACACCACGATCCCTGTCGCCCGGGCTCAGGAATTCACCACGTTTAAAGATGGTCAGACGGCGATGATGGTTCATACCGTCCAAGGCGAACGAGAGATGGTTGATGACTGTCGCTCCCTTGCTCGCTTCTCTTTAAAAGGGATTCCGCCGATGACTGCCGGAGCTGCGCATATTCGGGTGACCTATCAGGTCGACGCTGATGGTTTGCTGTCGGTGACTGCGATGGAAAAAAGTACCGGGGTTCAGGCTGAAATTCAGGTGAAACCGTCTTATGGTTTAAGTGAAGATGAAGTTGCCTCCATGCTCAAAGATTCAATGGCTCATGCTGCCGAAGATATGCAGCGCCGGGCATTGATGGAACAACGTGTCGAAGCTGACCGGGTCATCGAAGGGTTAATTGCCGCCATGCAGGCTGATGGTGATGAACTCTTAAATGAGCAAGAAAGAGCCACGCTTCTGAGTGCGATTGAAAGTTTGATTGCTTTGAGAAATGGTGATGATGCTAATGCGATTGAGCAGGGTATTAAAGAGATCGATAAAGTGAGTCAGCCATTTGCTTCACGCCGCATGGATAAATCAATTCGTGAAGCACTGGCTGGCCAGTCTGTAGATGATATTGAGTCGTAGTAGAGAAACACACATGCCAAAGATTATTGTTTTACCTCATGAAGATCTGTGTCCTGAAGGCGCGGTCCTTGACGCTGAAACCGGCGAAACGGTACTTGATGTAGCCTTAAAAAATGGAATTGGAATTGAGCACGCATGTGAGAAGTCGTGTGCGTGTACGACCTGCCATATTATCGTTCGGGAAGGGTTTGATTCACTGGATGAAAGTGATGAGCTTGAAGACGATATGCTGGATAAGGCTTGGGGACTTGAGCCCGAGTCTCGCTTGGGATGTCAGGCGAAGGTCACAGATGAAGATTTGGTGATTGAGATTCCGAAATATACCTTAAACCATGCTGCGGAAGAGCATTGATTTTTACCGTTGTATACCGTATCTGATAGGAACGAATGATGAAGTGGATTGATTCAAGGGATATCGCCATCGAGTTATGCGAACAGTATCCTGATGTTGACCCGAAAAATGTACGCTTTACTGATTTACACCAGTGGGTGATGGATTTGGATGATTTTGATGATGATCCAAACCATTCCAATGAAAAAATTCTGGAAGCTATTATTCTGTGTTGGATGGACGAAATCGATTAATGTTGCCATCCTTGCATCTAGCGTGCTTGTAAAATAAATCTCGTCAAAAGCGGAGCTTTATAGGTCCGCTTTTTATTAATTTGACATGTTTGCCAGATATAATGGTAAATTGTCTGAGTGAACCAGAAAATAAGTGGCAAAAAGTGAAGAAAGACAAGGAGAGGCCATGTCTGTAAATATGTCAGTATCGATTAGTCAAGAACAAGCCCCTGAACAGTGGGGAGAAAAGGCGACAATTTCTTATTCAGAATCCGGTGTGACCATTCATATCGATCCATCATCTACTCCTCTGGCCACGATTCAGAAAGCAGCCCGCAAAATGGATGGGCAAAGCTTACGCAATATTTCATTAGTCGGCAGTGACTGGGATTTGGAGCGAGTCTGGGCTTTTTATCAAGGCTACCGTGATCCGAAAAAATTAAACACGTTGACATGGGAAGGACTTGCCGAAGACGAGCAACGCGAACTTGAAGCTCGGATTAAAACATCAGACTGGGCAAGAGATGTCATCAATAAGAGTGCTGAAGAGGTTGCTCCCCGGCAGTTGGCAACGATGGCCGCTGAGTTTGTGAAGTCTCTCGCACCTGAATTAGTTTCCTATCGTATTGTGAAAGATAAAGATTTACTTTCAGATGGCTGGGAAGGCATTTTTGCTGTCGGGCGTGGCTCTGAACGCACTTCCGCGATGCTGCAATTGGATTTCAACCCGACCGGTGATGAGAATGCACCTGTTTATGCTTGTCTGGTCGGAAAAGGTATTACATTTGATTCCGGTGGTTATAGTCTGAAGCCTTCCAATTTAATGACATCGATGAAGTCAGATATGGGTGGGGCAGCGCTGGCTACCAGTGGATTAGGACTTGCAATTCTGCGTGGCCTGAATAAACGGGTAAAACTGATTCTGTGCTGTGCGGAAAACATGGTGTCCGGCCGTGCGCTGAAATTAGGCGATATTATTACCTATAAGAATGGTAAAACAGTCGAGATCATGAACACGGATGCGGAAGGGCGCTTAGTGTTAGCCGATGGTCTCATCTATGCCAGTGAACAAAATCCCGAGATGATTATTGACTGTGCAACACTCACCGGCGCTGCGAAAGCTGCGTTGGGGGTTGACTACCACGCATTGATGAGTTTTGACGAGAGCTTGAGCCATCAAGCGCTTTCCGTTGCAAAAATGGAAGGTGAACGGTTATGGCCACTACCGCTAGAATCATTCCATCGTGACATGTTGTCGTCTAGTTTTGCTGATTTGTCGAATATCAGCGCTTCTGACTACACACCGGGTGCGAGTACCGCTGCTGCGTTTTTATCTCATTTTGTCGAAAACTATCAGAAAGGCTGGCTCCATTTCGATTGTTCGGCAACTTACCGTAAATCGGCTACTGATAAGTGGGCTGCCGGTGCCACAGGGATAGGGATTCGTACGTTAGCGCGTTTATTGACAGAATAAAATAAAGTTCAGATCTTGATATCTGAACGCTGATAGAGAAAGGAAAGAAAGGACAATTTTATGGCGTTAGAAAGAACGTTTTCGATCATCAAGCCAGATGCTGTAGAGCGCAATCTGATTGGTGAAATTTATCATCGCATTGAAAAAGCCGGACTGCAGATTATTGCGGCGAAGATGGTACATTTGACTGAAGATCAGGCGAGTGGTTTTTACGCAGAACATCAAGGCAAACCATTTTTTGAGCCGTTAAAAGAGTTTATGACTTCCGGGCCAATTATGGTGCAGGTGCTTGAAGGTGAAAATGCCATTGCTCGTTACCGTGAGCTGATGGGAAAAACTAACCCAGAAGAAGCGGCTTGTGGCACACTTCGTGCCGACTATGCTTTGAGTATGCGTTTGAACTCCGTTCATGGCAGTGATAGTCAGGCATCTGCTGAGCGGGAAATCGCGTTTTTCTTCCCTGATTCAGAGATTTGTCCAAGAGTGTCTCAGTCATAACTGAATGTGATTTATCACTGAAATTTACGATGACAAAACCCCGTTCAAAACGGGGTTTTTTGCTGAGCGACGGGGCTTGTTGTCAGTGCTCAAAGGCTGTACAATTCGCGCCCTGAATTTGATGTACGGCTTTTCTGAGAGGCGCCATGACCACACAAAAAATTAATCTGCTCGATTTCGATCGTACAGCGCTACGCCAGTTTTTTACTGAAGAGTTGAACGAAAAGGCGTTTCGTGCCGATCAAATTATGAAGTGGATTTATCACTTTGGTTGTGATGACTTTGAACAGATGACCAACATTAATAAGAAGCTGAGAGAAAAGCTGAAACATCGCTGTGAGATTAAAGCGCCAGTGGTTTCTGCAGCTCAGCATTCATCAGATGGCACCATCAAGTGGGCAATGCGGGTTGGTGATCAAGATGTTGAAACAGTTTACATCCCGGAAGATGATCGGGCGACACTATGCGTGTCATCTCAAGTGGGTTGTGCTCTGGAATGTAAATTCTGCTCGACAGCGCAGCAAGGCTTTAACCGTAATTTACGGGTGTCTGAAATTATTGGCCAAGTGTGGCGGGCTGCTCGTGAAATTGGCATGGAAAAAGAGACCGGCCGACGTCCGATTACCAACGTTGTGATGATGGGAATGGGTGAGCCATTACTCAATATGAAGAACTTGCTTCCGGCATTAGAAATCATGTTAGATGACTTAGGGTTCGGTTTATCTAAACGTCGAGTGACTGTGTCGACATCGGGGGTAGTTTCCGGACTGGAACAAATGACCGGACGAATTGATGTTGCGCTGGCAATTTCTCTGCATGCTCCGAATGATCAGTTGCGCAGTGAGATCATGCCAATCAATGATCGTTGGGATATTCAGGATTTTCTGGCATCGGTTCGCCGTTATATTGCTTCATCGAATGCGAACCGTGGCAAAGTCACCGTTGAATATATTCTGCTGGATCATGTGAACGATGGTACTGAGCATGCGCATGAGCTGGCAGAGCTGATGAAAGATACACCCTGTAAGATCAACTTGATTCCATTCAACCCTTATCCGGGGTCTCCGTACCGAAAACCGAGTAACTCTCGTATTGATCGGTTCATGAAAACGCTGATGGCGCATGAGTATACCGTGACTGTGCGTAAAACTCGCGGGGATGATATTGACGCCGCCTGTGGTCAGCTTGTCGGAGATGTCATTGATCGTACCAAACGGACCCGATTATTGAGTGAGCAGGAAAATATAATTCCGATTAAAGCGGTTCAGTGATTACGATTACATATGACCTTCCCTGACGCGGACGTTTATTTTGTTCTGATGACAATGAGTTCGCGTCGGAATCCCTATCTTTTTATACAATTACCTGTCTTGTCGGGGCTTTTTGAGTCTCTGTTTTCTCTCGGTCAAGAAGTGCGATGAGTTGATAAAATTCATCTTCTAGTCTGTTTTATCCAGAAACTAGCCCTGTTTTGTGTCAATTTTCCGAAAAACCTGAATTTGACCGAGTCTTCTTCCTTAATTCATTGTTGTTTCAGTTTTAATATCCTTTAGAATGACATGCATGAGTTAAAATTATTTGAGTTGCTGATAATTTTAACGCTAAGATAAACCTTATTTTATGCTGGAACAGAAACAAGCGACCCCAAAAGAACTAAAATGAATAAAGCACTATGCTTATATCGGTTTACAGCAAAGAGACAAGAGATAGATGCTACGTGATGACAGAACCAGAAATAGTCAAAGAAGAAGATAACCAGATTGGTCCCGGAACGCTTTTGAAACAGAAGCGTGAATCACTTGGGTTGACTCAAAAGCAGATCGCTGACCGACTTCGATTGCGTCTGACGGTTGTTCAGTCACTCGAGGAGAATAATTTTGATATCGATAAGGTATCAACATTTACAAGAGGTTATGTTCGCTCATATGCCAAGCAGGTTGGGATTGATGAATCGGAGATCCTAGCCGCCTATGATCATTATTGTGGCGCGACCGATCCTGACTTGTTGATGACCAGTTTTTCAATGAAAACAACACGAGCGCAGCATAACAGCCGAATTAATCTGATTACGGTTGGTATTGTTGCCATTGTCATTGGTATTTCATCGGTCTGGTGGTATCAAAACCAACAACAGGACACGCTGATTCCCCCTCAGGCCCAAACATCTTCAGGGCAGGAGCAAAAAGTGGATTCGTCGGGTGATGAGAAAACGGATGATTTTACAACCGTGCGGGATCTGACTCAGTCATCTCAAGAGCAAGCGCAATCCAATGATAATGTCACGCCATCTGAAGAATCAGAAGCAAATTTAGCTGATGAGACAGCACCGGAATCTGAATCCGCACAGCCACCTCAAGAAGAACATGAAGCCGTGACGGACAAAACCGATACGGCATCGGCAGAACCGGTCACTGCTGATTCCGAGCCCACCTCCGCAAATGACCCCCAATCTGCAGTTGCACTGACAACATTGACCATGAGTTTTGAGGATGATTGCTGGGTTCGGGTAACTGATACGAACGGTAAAACATTATTTATCGGATTGAAAAAAGCCAATCAATCTGTTCAGCTTCAGGGGGAACCCCCATTTAAGGTTATTTTAGGTGCGCCAGAAAGTGTTTCTATGACATTTGCAGGTGAACCCGTGGACCTTTCTGGGTATACTTCAGGCAAAGTAGCCAGATTTAGCTTACCTTAGACAAAAATATGCAATATGAGTCTCCAATAAAACGTCGCCGTTCGACACGTATTTACGTCGGTGATGTTCCTATCGGCGATGGTGCGCCCATCGCAGTTCAGTCGATGACAAATACCAGAACGACCGATGTCGAAGCAACGGTTGCTCAAATCCTTTCACTGGAAAAAGTCGGTGCAGATATTGTTCGGGTTTCCGTTCCTACCATGGATGCAGCGGAAGCATTCCGAGAAATTAAGAAGCGCGTCTCCATTCCTTTGGTAGCCGACATTCATTTTGATTACCGTATTGCACTTCAGGTTGCTGAATACGGTGTCGATTGTTTACGGATCAACCCGGGTAATATCGGTCGCGAAGAACGTATTCGGGCGGTTGTAGATTGTGCCCGGGATAAAGGCATTCCCATCCGCATTGGTGTCAACGGCGGTTCCTTAGAAAAAGATATCCAACAAAAGTATGGTGAGCCGACAGCTGAGGCGTTGGTGGAATCGGCCATGCGTCACGTTGATATTCTGGATCGTCTGAACTTTGATCAATTTAAAGTCAGTGTCAAAGCATCCGATGTTTTTCTGGCCGTTGATTCTTATCGCTTATTGGCTCAGAAAATCGATCAACCTTTGCACTTAGGGATCACCGAAGCCGGTGGTGCTCGCGCCGGTGCGGTGAAGTCATCTGTTGGATTGGGCATGTTGCTTGCCGAAGGCATTGGCGATACGTTGCGCATTTCTCTGGCTGCAAATCCTGTCGAAGAAATTAAAGTCGGATTTGATATCCTCAAATCTTTGCGGATTCGTTCTCGGGGAATCAATTTTATTGCTTGTCCGAGTTGTTCCCGTCAGGAATTTGATGTGATCGGTACCGTTAATGCACTGGAAGAGCGCCTTGAAGATATCCTCACACCAATGGATGTCTCGATTATCGGCTGCGTTGTTAATGGCCCCGGGGAAGCTGAAGCTTCGCATTTGGGGATTGCAGGCAGCAATCGCAAAAGTGCATTTTATGAAGATGGTGTCCGCCAAAAAGAACGATTCGATAATGATGATTTAATTCATCAGCTTGAAGCAAAAATCCGGGCCAAAGCGTCAATGCTTGACCAACAAAATCGCATTCAGGTCACGCAAGTCGAAGACAACAATTAATATGATGATGAATTTACGGTAATCCTTGTGGCAAAAACAATTCAAGCAATTCGAGGCATGAACGACTGCCTCCCGACACAATCACCGCTCTGGCAAAAGGTTGAGGGCAAGGTAAAACAAGTGATCAGTGCATATGGTTATAGTGAAATCCGTATGCCAATCATCGAAATGACGCATCTGTTCAGTCGTGCGATCGGTGAAGTAACCGATGTGGTTGAAAAAGAGATGTACACGTTTGAGGATCGGAACGGCGATAGCCTGACATTACGTCCAGAAGGGACGGCGGGTTGTGTTCGTGCCGGTATTCAGAACGGTCTGCTGTATAACCAGGAACAACGGTTGTGGTATATGGGGCCGATGTTCCGCCATGAACGCCCTCAGAAAGGGCGTTATCGCCAATTCCATCAGTGTGGCGTCGAAGTATTTGGTTTGGATGGCCCCGATATTGATGCTGAGCTGATCATGATGACAGCCCGGATGTGGCGAGAGCTGGGGATCGCTCAGTATGTGCGGCTCGAACTGAACTCCATTGGTTCACCGGAGGCGCGTGCCGAATATCGGACTGCATTAGTTGCCTTTCTGGAGCGGCATGAATCCGTTCTGGATGAAGACAGTAAACGTCGGATGTATACCAACCCGTTACGGGTTCTGGATACCAAAAATCCTGAAATTCAGGCAATTCTAGGTGATGCGCCGAAGCTGTCAGAATATCTTGATAGTGATTCTCGCGCTCATTTTGCCGGTTTATGTGAACTTCTTGACGATGCCGGTATCGAATACACGGTCAATGAACGTTTGGTTCGCGGACTCGATTACTATAATCGTACCGTTTTCGAATGGGTGACGGAAAGTCTTGGCGCTCAGGGAACGGTCTGTGGTGGTGGTCGCTATGATGGGCTGGTCGAGCAAATGGGTGGTAAAGCAACGACCGCAGTTGGTTTTGCGATGGGGATGGAACGTCTGGTTCTCATGGTGGAAGCGCTGGAATTGACGGATGATGTTGCGCGTCAAGTCGATGTCTATATTGTGACTGCTGGCGAGGGTACATTATCGGCAGGAATGAAACTGGCGGAGTCCGTGCGTGAATCATTACCGACGATACGTATCATGAATCACCTTGGTGGTGGGAATTTCAAGAAACAGTTTAAGCGGGCTGATAAAGTTGGTGCCTCTGTTGCGTTAGTTCTGGGAGAGGATGAAATGACACAACAGATGGTCGTCTTTAAAGATCTGAACGGTGGGACTCAGGAAACGGTACAACAGTCAGATGTGATTGAAAAACTGGCTTATTTTTTCAAGTGCTGATGGTTGGAAAGTTCAGCTGAGAAGCTTAATTAAAGAGGGAAAAACGTGGAACTCTACGATACCGAAGAACAACAAGTTGAAGCGATTAAGAGTTGGTGGAAAGAAAATGGCAGGGCCGTTATTGTCGGCACTGTGGTTGGCTTAGCTGCAATCCTAGGCTGGAATTATTATCAATCATCAGTGAAAGCGGCTCAGGTGGCGGCTTCACATCAGTATTCTGATGTGATTGATTCACTTTCTCAGCAAGGACTCGACGCAGAAAAAACCGTCCAGAGTTTCATTGAACAGCATTCAGACAGTAACTATGCTGTGTTGGCTGCCATGCAGTTAGCGAAATCTCAAATTGATGCCAAGCATCTTGATCAAGCGCTGGCTCAGCTTGAATGGGCTAAAGCGCATACCGATGACAAAGCATTGGATACGTTGATTGATTACAGAATTGCCCGGATTCAGGCAGAACAAGGTAATTACGAGAGTGCTGAAGCGGCTTTAAAACAGATTACAGACTCAGGATGGGTAGGCCGTGTTGCGGAATTGAAAGGTGATATCGCGCTGCGTCAGGGCGATAAAAAGGCAGCATACGTTGCTTATACTGAAGCCCAGCAGGCTGAGGATGCCAGCCAGACATTACAAATGAAGTTAGATGATCTGGCCAAATAAGGGCGTGCGTGAATGAAAAAGTGGTTTGGCAACTTATTTGTAGTAGCTGCAATAACGGGTGGATTGGTTGGATGTTCCGGAGAAGAGGACTCGGTCGTCATGGCGCCGGTTCCTGTCGTCAAGAGCCAGTTTACGCCACATGAGGATTGGCGGGCTTCGGTTGGCAGCGGAGTTGGCCATTATTTTTCGAAACTCAAACCGAAATATGCTTATGACACCATTTTTGTTGCAGACCGGGATGGTTTGGTCAAAGCGCTAAACCCGGAAAGTGGTAAAGAGCTCTGGCATCATGACCTTGAAGTGGATGATCCT
Protein-coding sequences here:
- the iscX gene encoding Fe-S cluster assembly protein IscX, translating into MKWIDSRDIAIELCEQYPDVDPKNVRFTDLHQWVMDLDDFDDDPNHSNEKILEAIILCWMDEID
- the rodZ gene encoding cytoskeleton protein RodZ codes for the protein MTEPEIVKEEDNQIGPGTLLKQKRESLGLTQKQIADRLRLRLTVVQSLEENNFDIDKVSTFTRGYVRSYAKQVGIDESEILAAYDHYCGATDPDLLMTSFSMKTTRAQHNSRINLITVGIVAIVIGISSVWWYQNQQQDTLIPPQAQTSSGQEQKVDSSGDEKTDDFTTVRDLTQSSQEQAQSNDNVTPSEESEANLADETAPESESAQPPQEEHEAVTDKTDTASAEPVTADSEPTSANDPQSAVALTTLTMSFEDDCWVRVTDTNGKTLFIGLKKANQSVQLQGEPPFKVILGAPESVSMTFAGEPVDLSGYTSGKVARFSLP
- the hscA gene encoding Fe-S protein assembly chaperone HscA — its product is MALLQIAEPGQSAAPHQHKLAAGIDLGTTNSLVASVRSGTAETLPDQHGRAIVPSVVNYAQDAVLVGVDARQKAQQDPENTIISVKRLIGRSLDDVQQRYPHLPYRFTASQNGLPVIQTAQGDKNPIQVSADILRTLAQRAEQSLGGELAGVVITVPAYFDDAQRAGTKEAAQLAGLHVLRLLNEPTAAAIAYGLDSGREGVIAVYDLGGGTFDISILRLSKGVFEVLATGGDSALGGDDFDHLIAEHLKACIGIDRRLNAEEYRTLLDAASQAKIDLSDAELANISVLGWQGQLSREQFETLIQPLVKKTLMSCRRALKDAEVDADEVIEVVMVGGSTRTPFVREMVGEFFGRDPLTSINPDEVVAIGAATQADILAGNKPDSEMLLLDVIPLSLGIETMGGLVEKIIPRNTTIPVARAQEFTTFKDGQTAMMVHTVQGEREMVDDCRSLARFSLKGIPPMTAGAAHIRVTYQVDADGLLSVTAMEKSTGVQAEIQVKPSYGLSEDEVASMLKDSMAHAAEDMQRRALMEQRVEADRVIEGLIAAMQADGDELLNEQERATLLSAIESLIALRNGDDANAIEQGIKEIDKVSQPFASRRMDKSIREALAGQSVDDIES
- the fdx gene encoding ISC system 2Fe-2S type ferredoxin, whose product is MPKIIVLPHEDLCPEGAVLDAETGETVLDVALKNGIGIEHACEKSCACTTCHIIVREGFDSLDESDELEDDMLDKAWGLEPESRLGCQAKVTDEDLVIEIPKYTLNHAAEEH
- the ndk gene encoding nucleoside-diphosphate kinase, giving the protein MALERTFSIIKPDAVERNLIGEIYHRIEKAGLQIIAAKMVHLTEDQASGFYAEHQGKPFFEPLKEFMTSGPIMVQVLEGENAIARYRELMGKTNPEEAACGTLRADYALSMRLNSVHGSDSQASAEREIAFFFPDSEICPRVSQS
- the hscB gene encoding co-chaperone HscB; this translates as MNYFELFGLPTQFDLDGSLLSSQFRELQKRFHPDNLAAASERERLVAVQKASEINDAYQTLKNEIRRAEYLLMLHDIDLRSEQQTMQDPEFLMEQMLLREELETLESAADAQSQLIDFDGKVSKMYKIQLTTLKEQLAQCQWESAADTARKLKFIAKLRNEIERAEEKLLG
- the ispG gene encoding flavodoxin-dependent (E)-4-hydroxy-3-methylbut-2-enyl-diphosphate synthase, whose product is MQYESPIKRRRSTRIYVGDVPIGDGAPIAVQSMTNTRTTDVEATVAQILSLEKVGADIVRVSVPTMDAAEAFREIKKRVSIPLVADIHFDYRIALQVAEYGVDCLRINPGNIGREERIRAVVDCARDKGIPIRIGVNGGSLEKDIQQKYGEPTAEALVESAMRHVDILDRLNFDQFKVSVKASDVFLAVDSYRLLAQKIDQPLHLGITEAGGARAGAVKSSVGLGMLLAEGIGDTLRISLAANPVEEIKVGFDILKSLRIRSRGINFIACPSCSRQEFDVIGTVNALEERLEDILTPMDVSIIGCVVNGPGEAEASHLGIAGSNRKSAFYEDGVRQKERFDNDDLIHQLEAKIRAKASMLDQQNRIQVTQVEDNN
- a CDS encoding YfgM family protein is translated as MELYDTEEQQVEAIKSWWKENGRAVIVGTVVGLAAILGWNYYQSSVKAAQVAASHQYSDVIDSLSQQGLDAEKTVQSFIEQHSDSNYAVLAAMQLAKSQIDAKHLDQALAQLEWAKAHTDDKALDTLIDYRIARIQAEQGNYESAEAALKQITDSGWVGRVAELKGDIALRQGDKKAAYVAYTEAQQAEDASQTLQMKLDDLAK
- the hisS gene encoding histidine--tRNA ligase, translating into MAKTIQAIRGMNDCLPTQSPLWQKVEGKVKQVISAYGYSEIRMPIIEMTHLFSRAIGEVTDVVEKEMYTFEDRNGDSLTLRPEGTAGCVRAGIQNGLLYNQEQRLWYMGPMFRHERPQKGRYRQFHQCGVEVFGLDGPDIDAELIMMTARMWRELGIAQYVRLELNSIGSPEARAEYRTALVAFLERHESVLDEDSKRRMYTNPLRVLDTKNPEIQAILGDAPKLSEYLDSDSRAHFAGLCELLDDAGIEYTVNERLVRGLDYYNRTVFEWVTESLGAQGTVCGGGRYDGLVEQMGGKATTAVGFAMGMERLVLMVEALELTDDVARQVDVYIVTAGEGTLSAGMKLAESVRESLPTIRIMNHLGGGNFKKQFKRADKVGASVALVLGEDEMTQQMVVFKDLNGGTQETVQQSDVIEKLAYFFKC
- a CDS encoding bifunctional tRNA (adenosine(37)-C2)-methyltransferase TrmG/ribosomal RNA large subunit methyltransferase RlmN, producing MTTQKINLLDFDRTALRQFFTEELNEKAFRADQIMKWIYHFGCDDFEQMTNINKKLREKLKHRCEIKAPVVSAAQHSSDGTIKWAMRVGDQDVETVYIPEDDRATLCVSSQVGCALECKFCSTAQQGFNRNLRVSEIIGQVWRAAREIGMEKETGRRPITNVVMMGMGEPLLNMKNLLPALEIMLDDLGFGLSKRRVTVSTSGVVSGLEQMTGRIDVALAISLHAPNDQLRSEIMPINDRWDIQDFLASVRRYIASSNANRGKVTVEYILLDHVNDGTEHAHELAELMKDTPCKINLIPFNPYPGSPYRKPSNSRIDRFMKTLMAHEYTVTVRKTRGDDIDAACGQLVGDVIDRTKRTRLLSEQENIIPIKAVQ
- the pepB gene encoding aminopeptidase PepB, translated to MSVNMSVSISQEQAPEQWGEKATISYSESGVTIHIDPSSTPLATIQKAARKMDGQSLRNISLVGSDWDLERVWAFYQGYRDPKKLNTLTWEGLAEDEQRELEARIKTSDWARDVINKSAEEVAPRQLATMAAEFVKSLAPELVSYRIVKDKDLLSDGWEGIFAVGRGSERTSAMLQLDFNPTGDENAPVYACLVGKGITFDSGGYSLKPSNLMTSMKSDMGGAALATSGLGLAILRGLNKRVKLILCCAENMVSGRALKLGDIITYKNGKTVEIMNTDAEGRLVLADGLIYASEQNPEMIIDCATLTGAAKAALGVDYHALMSFDESLSHQALSVAKMEGERLWPLPLESFHRDMLSSSFADLSNISASDYTPGASTAAAFLSHFVENYQKGWLHFDCSATYRKSATDKWAAGATGIGIRTLARLLTE